From Leopardus geoffroyi isolate Oge1 chromosome B4, O.geoffroyi_Oge1_pat1.0, whole genome shotgun sequence, a single genomic window includes:
- the RPL3 gene encoding 60S ribosomal protein L3 — translation MSHRKFSAPRHGSLGFLPRKRSSRHRGKVKSFPKDDSSKPVHLTAFLGYKAGMTHIVREVDRPGSKVNKKEVVEAVTIVETPPMVVVGVVGYVETPRGLRTFKTIFAEHISDECKRRFYKNWHKSKKKAFTKYCKKWQDDDGKKQLEKDFSSMKKYCQVIRVIAHTQMRLLPLRQKKAHLMEIQVNGGTVAEKLDWARERLEQQVPVNQVFGQDEMIDVIGVTKGKGYKGVTSRWHTKKLPRKTHRGLRKVACIGAWHPARVAFSVARAGQKGYHHRTEINKKIYKIGQGYLIKDGKLIKNNASTDYDLSDKSINPLGGFVHYGEVTNDFVMLKGCVVGTKKRVLTLRKSLLVQTKRRALEKIDLKFIDTTSKFGHGRFQTVEEKKAFMGPLKKDRIAKEEGA, via the exons ATG TCTCACAGGAAGTTCTCCGCTCCCAGGCATGGGTCCCTGGGCTTCTTGCCTCGGAAACGCAGCAGCCGACACCGTGGGAAGGTGAAGAGCTTCCCCAAGGATGACTCTTCAAAGCCCGTCCACCTCACCGCCTTCTTGGGCTACAAGGCCGGCATGACTCACATCGTGCGGGAGGTCGACAGGCCAGGATCCA AGGTGAACAAGAAGGAGGTCGTGGAGGCTGTGACCATTGTGGAGACCCCGCCCATGGTGGTTGTGGGCGTCGTGGGCTACGTGGAGACCCCTCGAGGCCTTCGTACCTTTAAGACCATCTTCGCTGAGCACATCAGTGATGAGTGCAAAAGGCGCTTCTATAAGAACTG GCATAAGTCCAAGAAGAAGGCCTTCACCAAGTACTGCAAGAAGTGGCAGGACGATGATGGCAAGAAGCAGCTAGAGAAGGACTTCAGCAGCATGAAGAAGTACTGCCAGGTGATCCGCGTCATCGCCCACACTCAG ATGCGCCTGCTCCCTCTACGCCAGAAGAAGGCCCACCTCATGGAGATCCAGGTGAACGGAGGCACGGTGGCCGAGAAGCTGGACTGGGCCCGTGAGAGGCTGGAGCAGCAGGTGCCTGTGAATCAGGTGTTCGGGCAGGACGAGATGATCGATGTCATCGGCGTCACCAAGGGCAAAGGCTACAAAG GGGTCACCAGCCGCTGGCACACGAAGAAGCTACCCCGCAAAACCCACCGAGGGCTGCGCAAGGTGGCCTGTATTGGGGCCTGGCATCCTGCCCGAGTGGCCTTTTCTGTGGCTCGGGCTGGGCAGAAAGGCTACCATCACCGCACTGAGATCAACAAGAAG ATCTACAAGATCGGCCAGGGCTACCTCATCAAGGATGGCAAGCTGATCAAGAACAATGCTTCCACTGATTATGATTTGTCTGACAAGAGCATCAACCCTCTG GGTGGCTTTGTCCACTATGGTGAAGTGACCAATGACTTTGTCATGCTGAAAGGCTGTGTGGTGGGAACCAAGAAGCGAGTGCTCACTCTTCGCAAG TCCTTGCTGGTGCAGACCAAGCGGCGGGCCCTGGAGAAGATTGACCTTAAATTCATCGACACCACCTCCAAGTTTGGCCATGGCCGATTCCAGACCGTGGAGGAGAAGAAAGCATTCATG GGACCACTTAAGAAAGACCGAATTGCAAAGGAAGAAGGAGCTTAA